A DNA window from Mesorhizobium sp. C432A contains the following coding sequences:
- a CDS encoding aldo/keto reductase family oxidoreductase, whose product MSTIQKSGTFTLGSHTVKRLGYGAMQLAGPHVFGPPKNHDAAIAVLREAVASGVNHIDTSDYYGPHVTNQLIREALAPYPQDLVIVTKIGARRGSDGSWLPAYSAKELEQAVHDNLRNLGLQVLDVVNLRIMFGVMGPAEGSIEPQLTALAELQRKGLVRHIGLSNVTPAQVEEGRGIAEIVCVQNQYNLAHRDDDGLIDELARAGIAYTPFFPLGGFSPLQSSTLSDVAARLGATPLQVALAWLLRRSPNILLIPGTSSIGHLRENLAAAELELSADVLRELDGVAKAA is encoded by the coding sequence ATGTCCACCATCCAAAAATCCGGCACATTCACCCTCGGCAGCCACACCGTGAAACGGCTCGGCTACGGCGCCATGCAACTTGCCGGCCCGCACGTTTTCGGTCCGCCGAAGAATCATGACGCGGCCATTGCAGTGCTGCGCGAAGCAGTGGCGTCCGGGGTCAACCACATCGACACCAGCGACTATTATGGCCCGCATGTCACCAACCAGCTGATCCGCGAAGCGCTGGCGCCCTATCCGCAAGACCTCGTCATCGTCACAAAGATCGGGGCGCGGCGCGGCAGCGACGGCTCATGGCTGCCTGCCTATTCCGCCAAGGAACTTGAGCAGGCCGTGCACGATAATCTCAGGAATCTCGGTCTTCAGGTGCTGGATGTCGTCAATCTGCGCATCATGTTCGGGGTGATGGGTCCCGCCGAGGGCTCGATCGAGCCGCAGTTGACCGCGCTTGCCGAACTGCAGCGCAAGGGTCTGGTGCGCCATATCGGCCTGAGCAACGTCACCCCAGCGCAGGTCGAGGAAGGCCGTGGGATCGCCGAGATCGTCTGCGTGCAGAACCAGTACAATCTGGCGCATCGCGACGACGACGGGTTGATCGATGAACTGGCGCGCGCCGGTATCGCCTACACGCCGTTCTTCCCGCTCGGCGGTTTCAGCCCGCTGCAGTCGTCGACCTTGTCGGATGTGGCCGCGCGGCTCGGCGCCACACCCTTGCAGGTTGCGCTCGCCTGGCTGCTGCGCCGCTCGCCGAACATCCTGCTGATCCCGGGGACGTCGTCGATCGGGCATTTGAGAGAGAACCTGGCGGCGGCGGAACTGGAGCTGTCGGCCGATGTGCTAAGGGAATTGGATGGGGTGGCGAAAGCGGCGTGA
- the speB gene encoding agmatinase translates to MANQTIDNAFTARSKTGPSFEPTYAGALSFMRRKYTKDAKGADAVVWGIPFDAAVTNRPGARFGPQAIRRASAILDNDPQYPFSRDLFEHLAVIDYGDCLLDSGNHQKTPGTIEREAAKILKSGAFLLSLGGDHFVTWPLLKAHAAIHGPLALVQFDAHQDTWPDDGKRIDHGSFVGRAVNEGIIDPDRSIQIGIRTHAPDTFGIKILYGHEIEEMRASDIAYAIVDRTGGRKTYLTFDIDCLDPAFAPGTGTPVAGGPSSAKILSTLRQLGQVDIVGADVVEVAPAYDHADITAIAGSMVAMHYLGLVAERKARAEELNSGNHGAANHGQGI, encoded by the coding sequence ATGGCGAACCAGACCATCGACAACGCGTTCACCGCCCGCTCCAAGACGGGGCCTTCCTTCGAGCCGACCTATGCCGGCGCGCTGTCGTTCATGCGGCGCAAATACACCAAGGATGCAAAGGGCGCGGACGCCGTCGTGTGGGGCATTCCGTTCGATGCCGCCGTCACCAACCGGCCGGGCGCGCGCTTCGGGCCGCAGGCGATCCGCCGCGCCTCGGCGATCCTCGACAACGACCCGCAATATCCGTTCTCGCGCGACCTGTTCGAACATCTCGCCGTCATCGACTATGGCGATTGCCTGCTCGATTCGGGCAATCACCAGAAGACACCAGGCACGATCGAGCGCGAGGCGGCGAAGATCCTGAAATCGGGTGCCTTCCTGTTGTCGCTCGGCGGCGACCATTTCGTCACCTGGCCGCTGCTCAAGGCGCATGCCGCCATCCATGGGCCGCTGGCGCTGGTGCAGTTCGACGCGCATCAGGACACCTGGCCTGACGATGGCAAGCGCATCGACCACGGTTCGTTCGTCGGGCGCGCCGTCAATGAGGGCATCATCGATCCTGATCGTTCGATCCAGATCGGCATCCGCACGCATGCCCCCGATACGTTCGGCATCAAGATCCTTTACGGTCACGAGATCGAGGAGATGCGGGCTTCCGACATCGCCTATGCGATCGTCGACCGCACCGGCGGCAGGAAGACCTATCTCACCTTCGACATCGACTGCCTCGACCCGGCCTTTGCGCCCGGCACCGGCACGCCGGTTGCCGGCGGACCGTCCTCGGCGAAAATCCTGTCGACGCTGCGCCAGCTCGGCCAAGTCGATATTGTCGGCGCCGACGTCGTCGAGGTTGCGCCGGCCTATGATCACGCCGATATAACGGCGATCGCCGGCTCGATGGTGGCCATGCACTATCTCGG